A single genomic interval of Saccharothrix saharensis harbors:
- a CDS encoding HAD family hydrolase, which yields MTVDAVLWDMDGTLLDSEKLWDIPLNEFVEKLGGTLSLATRQAMVGSSTARTMGLLFAEAGVVPTDSDLLDGAAWISRRTEELFRAGLPWRPGAREALRAVCDAGVPMALVTSTERRLTEVALDTIGRDLFDVTVCGDEVDRRNKPLPDPYLKAARLLGVDPVRCVAVEDSPTGVASAVAAGCTVLVVPCDVPVERGERRVFRESLVGVRWETLAPLLDR from the coding sequence ATGACGGTCGACGCGGTGCTGTGGGACATGGACGGCACGCTGCTGGACTCCGAGAAGCTGTGGGACATCCCGCTCAACGAGTTCGTGGAGAAGCTGGGCGGGACGCTGTCGCTCGCGACCAGGCAGGCCATGGTCGGTTCGAGCACGGCCCGCACCATGGGGCTGCTGTTCGCCGAAGCGGGTGTCGTGCCGACCGACTCCGACCTCCTCGACGGCGCGGCGTGGATCAGCAGGCGCACCGAGGAGCTGTTCCGCGCGGGCCTGCCGTGGCGGCCGGGCGCTCGTGAGGCGTTGCGCGCCGTGTGCGACGCCGGTGTGCCGATGGCCCTGGTGACGTCGACCGAACGGCGGTTGACCGAGGTCGCGCTGGACACCATCGGCCGCGACCTGTTCGACGTCACGGTGTGCGGCGACGAGGTGGACCGCCGCAACAAGCCCCTGCCCGACCCGTACCTGAAGGCCGCCCGCCTGCTCGGCGTCGACCCCGTCCGGTGCGTCGCGGTCGAGGACTCGCCGACCGGCGTGGCGTCCGCCGTGGCGGCCGGCTGCACCGTGCTGGTCGTGCCGTGCGACGTGCCGGTGGAGCGGGGCGAGCGCCGCGTGTTCCGCGAGTCCCTGGTGGGGGTGCG